A section of the Streptomyces sp. SCL15-4 genome encodes:
- a CDS encoding Lrp/AsnC family transcriptional regulator: protein MTVYSPDATDWRILEVLQRDGRSSYAELARAVSMSPSAVTERVRRLEEAGVIQGYAAVVDPERLGLPILAFVRLRYPNGNYKPFHDLVAATPEILEAHHVTGDDCFVIKVAARSMSHLEEVSGRIGALGSVTTSVVYSSPLPRRPLGR, encoded by the coding sequence ATGACCGTGTATTCCCCGGACGCCACCGACTGGCGCATCCTCGAAGTCCTCCAGCGCGACGGACGCTCCAGCTACGCCGAGCTGGCGCGCGCCGTGTCCATGTCGCCGAGCGCCGTCACCGAGCGGGTACGGCGGCTGGAGGAGGCCGGAGTGATCCAGGGGTACGCGGCGGTGGTCGACCCCGAGCGGCTCGGCCTACCGATCCTGGCGTTCGTGCGGCTGCGCTACCCGAACGGCAACTACAAGCCCTTCCACGACCTGGTCGCGGCCACCCCCGAGATCCTGGAGGCGCACCACGTCACCGGCGACGACTGCTTCGTGATCAAGGTCGCCGCGCGGTCGATGTCCCACCTGGAGGAGGTCTCCGGCAGGATCGGCGCACTGGGCTCGGTGACCACCAGCGTGGTGTACTCCTCCCCCTTGCCCCGCCGCCCGCTGGGCCGCTAG
- a CDS encoding rhodanese-like domain-containing protein → MIDTASENPVLRVAPAAPAEAAAYFRASLAFHADVSDVAAALAAGGDPGFVVVDTRSTASWDQGHVPGAVHLPTALIGEQAERLLDRSVPVVTYCWGPGCNGATRAALALAELGYRVKEMLGGFEYWAREGFAYETWQGPARRDADPLTAPVDGDCGC, encoded by the coding sequence ATGATCGACACCGCTTCCGAGAACCCCGTCCTGCGGGTCGCCCCCGCCGCGCCGGCCGAGGCCGCCGCCTACTTCCGGGCGAGCCTCGCCTTCCACGCCGACGTCTCCGACGTGGCCGCCGCGCTCGCGGCCGGCGGCGACCCCGGATTCGTCGTCGTGGACACCCGGTCCACCGCCTCCTGGGACCAGGGCCACGTCCCGGGCGCGGTCCACCTGCCGACCGCGCTCATCGGTGAACAGGCCGAACGGCTCCTCGACAGGTCCGTGCCCGTGGTGACGTACTGCTGGGGTCCCGGCTGCAACGGGGCCACCCGCGCCGCCCTCGCCCTCGCCGAACTCGGCTACCGGGTCAAGGAGATGCTCGGCGGCTTCGAGTACTGGGCCCGCGAGGGCTTCGCCTACGAGACCTGGCAGGGCCCGGCCCGCCGGGACGCCGATCCGCTGACCGCGCCCGTCGACGGCGACTGCGGCTGCTGA
- a CDS encoding cytochrome P450, producing MPHTSLARQITDFKNRADPYPLYEELRRTPVLHEEEGGPYLISSYYDIEALLHDPRISSDAANLAAAGEDGPGEPEETGGLPPSFLRLDPPEHDRLRRIANTGFGPPHRPRRIEGMRGAMREIVTGLIDGFGDARRVDLVDQFAYPFPVTVICRLLGVPREDEPTFRTWVDPLVASLDPQKRPGGDEAAEHQRAAREARMRLGMYLSGLVEERVREPREDLLSDLVNSRGPDGSMTTMEVLSTSVLLLIAGHETTVNLITNGMLTLLRHPEILRRLREDPGLSVTVVEELLRYEPPVQLVPQRTCVTDIEVRGVTIPRGSRIWLMLAAGNRDPERFKDPDRFDPDREDLRHLGFGSGIHSCFGAPLARLETQIALSELARRLENPRLVEDPPPYRDNAVLRGPRHLHVAFDGLR from the coding sequence ATGCCGCACACCTCGCTGGCACGCCAGATCACCGATTTCAAGAACCGCGCCGACCCGTATCCGCTGTACGAGGAACTCCGCCGGACGCCGGTGCTCCACGAAGAGGAGGGCGGCCCGTATCTCATCAGCTCGTACTACGACATCGAGGCGTTGCTGCACGATCCGCGGATCAGCTCCGACGCGGCGAACCTGGCCGCCGCCGGGGAGGACGGGCCGGGCGAGCCGGAGGAGACGGGCGGGCTGCCGCCGTCGTTCCTGCGGCTGGACCCGCCCGAGCACGACCGGCTGCGCCGCATCGCCAACACCGGGTTCGGCCCGCCGCACCGGCCGCGGCGCATCGAGGGCATGCGCGGCGCCATGCGGGAGATCGTCACCGGGCTGATCGACGGCTTCGGGGACGCCCGCCGGGTGGACCTGGTGGACCAGTTCGCCTATCCCTTCCCGGTGACGGTGATCTGCCGGCTGCTCGGAGTCCCCCGGGAGGACGAGCCGACGTTCCGCACCTGGGTGGACCCGCTGGTCGCGAGCCTGGACCCGCAGAAGCGGCCGGGTGGAGACGAGGCGGCGGAGCACCAGCGGGCCGCGCGGGAGGCGCGGATGCGGCTCGGCATGTACCTGTCCGGGTTGGTCGAGGAGCGGGTCAGGGAGCCCCGCGAGGACCTGTTGTCCGACCTGGTGAACAGCAGGGGCCCGGACGGCTCGATGACGACGATGGAGGTGCTCAGCACCTCGGTGCTGCTGCTGATCGCCGGGCACGAGACGACGGTCAACCTGATCACCAACGGCATGCTGACCCTGCTGCGGCACCCGGAGATCCTGCGGCGGCTGCGGGAGGACCCGGGGCTGTCGGTCACCGTCGTGGAGGAACTGCTGCGCTACGAACCACCGGTGCAGCTCGTGCCGCAGCGCACCTGCGTCACCGACATCGAGGTGCGCGGGGTCACCATCCCGAGAGGCTCGCGGATCTGGCTGATGCTGGCCGCGGGCAACCGGGACCCGGAGCGGTTCAAGGACCCCGACCGGTTCGACCCGGACCGCGAGGACCTCCGGCACCTCGGCTTCGGCAGCGGCATCCACAGCTGCTTCGGCGCCCCGCTGGCCCGCCTGGAGACCCAGATCGCGCTGTCCGAGCTGGCCCGGCGGCTGGAGAACCCCCGCCTGGTGGAGGATCCGCCGCCGTACCGGGACAACGCCGTGCTGCGCGGGCCCCGGCACCTGCACGTCGCCTTCGACGGGCTGCGCTGA
- a CDS encoding NAD(P)/FAD-dependent oxidoreductase, translated as MSADHVERLRREGRIVIVGASLAGLRAAETLRAEGFAGDLTLIGDEPCEPYDRPPLSKSALLGMASPLRTELPRRREIDAKWRLGVAATGLDLAAKRVRLADGDEVEYDRLLIATGVRARPWFNEEEARLDGVCVLRTRQDAADLARRLKAGPRRVFVIGAGFAGSEVASACRETGLPVSMAERAAAPLVGALGGVVGAVAADLATEHGVDLRTHVTVTALEGDTVGRVRAVHLSDESVVEADVVVVSLGSLRNTEWLAGSGLGAGPRGIACDAGCRAFDFRGIVTDDVFVAGDVARSPHALFGYQFLSLEHWGNAVAQAETAAHNMICDGADRRPHLWMPAFWSSMFGVNIKSVGVPPMGEQLMITQGSLAERRFVGVYGHQGRIVAAVTFDNARWLEFYQRQIERGAPFPVEFSTPDRRPEGRQPVPAGFPDPSLPTHGPMVTLTGYSPADQQLVFHPARH; from the coding sequence ATGTCCGCTGACCACGTGGAACGGCTCAGACGCGAGGGTCGGATCGTGATCGTGGGCGCCTCGCTGGCGGGCCTGCGGGCGGCCGAGACGCTGCGCGCGGAGGGCTTCGCCGGTGACCTGACCCTGATCGGGGACGAGCCGTGCGAGCCGTACGACCGGCCGCCGCTGTCGAAGTCCGCGCTGCTGGGCATGGCGTCCCCGCTCCGCACGGAGCTGCCGCGCCGCCGGGAGATCGACGCGAAGTGGCGGCTGGGTGTCGCGGCGACCGGGCTGGACCTGGCGGCCAAGCGGGTCCGGCTGGCCGACGGGGACGAGGTGGAGTACGACCGGCTGCTCATCGCGACCGGGGTGCGGGCCCGGCCGTGGTTCAACGAGGAGGAGGCCCGGCTGGACGGGGTGTGCGTGCTGCGCACCCGACAGGACGCGGCCGACCTGGCCCGGCGGCTGAAGGCGGGACCGCGGCGGGTGTTCGTGATCGGCGCCGGGTTCGCCGGCTCGGAGGTCGCCTCCGCCTGCCGCGAGACGGGCCTGCCGGTCAGCATGGCCGAGCGCGCGGCGGCGCCGCTGGTGGGGGCGCTCGGCGGGGTGGTCGGCGCGGTCGCGGCGGACCTCGCGACGGAGCACGGCGTGGACCTGCGCACCCATGTCACGGTGACGGCGCTGGAAGGAGACACGGTCGGCAGGGTGCGGGCCGTGCATCTGTCCGACGAGAGCGTCGTCGAGGCGGATGTGGTGGTGGTGTCGCTGGGATCGCTGCGCAACACGGAGTGGCTGGCCGGGTCGGGGCTGGGCGCTGGGCCCCGGGGCATCGCCTGTGACGCGGGCTGCCGGGCCTTCGACTTCCGGGGCATCGTCACGGACGACGTCTTCGTGGCGGGCGATGTGGCACGCTCCCCGCACGCGCTGTTCGGCTACCAGTTCCTGTCGCTGGAGCACTGGGGCAACGCCGTCGCGCAGGCGGAGACGGCCGCGCACAACATGATCTGCGACGGCGCCGACCGGCGCCCGCACCTGTGGATGCCGGCCTTCTGGTCGTCGATGTTCGGGGTCAACATCAAGTCGGTCGGGGTGCCGCCGATGGGCGAGCAGCTCATGATCACGCAGGGTTCGCTCGCCGAGCGCCGGTTCGTCGGGGTCTACGGCCACCAGGGACGGATCGTGGCCGCCGTGACCTTCGACAACGCGCGCTGGCTGGAGTTCTACCAGCGGCAGATCGAGCGGGGCGCGCCGTTCCCGGTGGAGTTCTCGACGCCGGACCGCCGGCCGGAGGGCCGGCAGCCGGTGCCGGCCGGTTTCCCGGACCCGTCGCTGCCGACCCACGGGCCCATGGTGACCCTCACCGGCTACTCGCCGGCCGACCAGCAGCTGGTCTTCCACCCCGCCCGCCACTGA
- a CDS encoding ferredoxin, producing the protein MRLVVDLNKCQGYAQCAFLAPDVFAMHGEEALIYDPCPQEEQRERVARAVAACPVRAITADGLHRAGGTQEASDVR; encoded by the coding sequence ATGAGGCTCGTCGTCGATCTCAACAAGTGCCAGGGGTACGCCCAGTGCGCGTTCCTCGCACCCGATGTCTTCGCCATGCACGGCGAGGAGGCGCTGATCTACGACCCGTGCCCGCAGGAGGAGCAGCGGGAGCGGGTGGCGCGGGCGGTGGCCGCCTGCCCGGTGCGGGCGATCACCGCCGACGGGCTTCACCGCGCGGGCGGGACCCAGGAGGCGTCCGATGTCCGCTGA